The sequence ATCCGTGGGGGTGGCGGACTCCTTTACCCATCTGCTGGGGGTCGCCGCCGAATTGCAAGAAAACGTGGCGCAATTCAAGGTGAGTTAACCGCACCGAGCGCAAATCGCCTACATTAGTCGGGGTGACGTAATTGGTGGCTATGCCCTGGGTTCGGATTGTCAGTGGTGCCGTGGCACTGGTGGTGGCACTTGGTTGGGTCACCTTGGGGGGATGGGTGTTCACTGCGGGGGTGTCCCTGATGGTGTTTCTGGGGCAGAGGGAATATTTTGAATTGGCGCACATCAAGGGCATTTTACCGGCGACCAAAACCACCCTAGTGGTGAGTCAAATTCTGGTCATGGTGGCAACAATTGCCCCGCAACTCACGGAACCGGTGCTGGCGGTAGGCGGCAGTTGGATTTGTTTTTATCTATTATTTCAACCCAAATTGGCGACGATTGCCGATATTGCTACGTCAATTTTAGGGCTATTTTATGGGGGCTATTTGCCCAGTTTTTGGGTGCGTTTGCGGGGGATCGAACAAGCGGATTTTAGCAATTTACCCCTGTTGGGATTTTGGCCGCAGGGGGGGGCATGGCCCTTGGGCTTAAAAGTGACACTATTAACCTTTGGTTGTATTTGGGCATCGGATATTGGGGCTTATTTTTTTGGGCGTGCCTTCGGGAAAACCAAACTATCGGAAATCAGCCCGAAAAAAACCGTAGAAGGTGCCGTGTTTGGGGTCAGTGCCAGCATGGTTGTGGGGGCAGTGGGAGCCTTCCATTTGGCTTGGCCGTTTTGGTTAGGCATCGGCTTGGGGCTGATGACCGGCATTGCCAGTTTGCTAGGGGATTTAACGGAATCCATGATGAAACGGGATGCGGGGGTGAAAGATTCGGGTCAGTTAATCCCTGGACATGGGGGTATTTTAGACCGGGCGGATAGCTATGTGTTTACCGCACCTTTGGCTTATTATTTTGTCACCCTGTTGGTGCCGCTGGTCGGATGAGCAAATCCCCGGATAAATGGATCGAACCGGCCTGTAATTTTAACTCCTGAATCTGCACATCGGTACCGAGATCAACGATAATTTGTTTGTCATCAGAACGTAGCATTAATTCCTTGGGCGTAACCAGATGAACTTGGGTAACTAATTGGGTCTGATCATCTAATAACCAACGAATCCCATCCAGGTAAATGGTTACAGCTTGAATGTTGCCAATTTCTGAGTAAAATTCCTGGAGATAAGAACTTAGGGCTTCCTGAATATAGGGCAGGGAAGCATTCAAATTTTCTTCAGTGATCATCGCCTGTATTTCGACGGTAATCGGTTCTATAAATGGCTGTCCTTTTTTCTGTAAAAATGGCAAATGCAACCGGATTGCTTGGGCGGTTAAAGCCACTTCTTGCAGGTGCATATTTTGGTAAATAATGTTTTGGGCACTGACCTGAATATAGGGCAAACAGCCGGATAACCAGACCTGGGATGCGCCCTGGAGCGAGACCTGGAGTGCTTGGGCTTGGGTCACCTGCCGTTGTAGCCACCAGCGCAGGAGGGCGGCCAGGGGACGGCTGAACCCCCGATTAGCGGGCAAAGGCACCGACTCCGTAGAGACATTCTGGGGCGGCACAATGGCTCATAATCGCCTGTATCCGAAAGGTGGCGGTGCGCCGTGGGGTGACAGAAACCACCGGAATTGCATCAGGGCGCATATCTTCATCAATGAAATTGCGGTTTTCATCAAACAAACGCAAATCCATATCCCGGCAATCCTGGTCACACACGGCAACAATAATGTAGTTTACCCCCGCCCGCAGGGTAATGGTAATAAATTCCGCATCCCGGGGACGCAACTTACCGGTAAATGGGTCGTGGGACAACCGATAGCCTTCCCGTTCCGCCGCCCGTCCCGCTTCCCGCAACTGTTGCCGCACACTCGCAAGAAAGGGGTTCGGCTGGGCTTGAGCAACCCCCACTCCGCCAATTAGCAAAACCAAACCCATCAGCCCAAACCGCCACTGTCCCGCCATGACCTTGCCCCTTTTAACACTTGAAGATATATTCACTGTAACTTGACTATTAATTATTCCCTCTTAATGACAGAATTCTTTTAGAGTTAGTCATGATTATTACGAACAATTTATTAAAAATAATTAATAGGGTGGATTACAGCCTGTTCATAAATTAAAGGATACAAAGAATCTTATTTCCAAGGTCTATTTGCTTAGCGCCAGTGGGTTTACAGATTTATCCCGT comes from Synechococcus sp. C9 and encodes:
- a CDS encoding phosphatidate cytidylyltransferase, with protein sequence MPWVRIVSGAVALVVALGWVTLGGWVFTAGVSLMVFLGQREYFELAHIKGILPATKTTLVVSQILVMVATIAPQLTEPVLAVGGSWICFYLLFQPKLATIADIATSILGLFYGGYLPSFWVRLRGIEQADFSNLPLLGFWPQGGAWPLGLKVTLLTFGCIWASDIGAYFFGRAFGKTKLSEISPKKTVEGAVFGVSASMVVGAVGAFHLAWPFWLGIGLGLMTGIASLLGDLTESMMKRDAGVKDSGQLIPGHGGILDRADSYVFTAPLAYYFVTLLVPLVG
- a CDS encoding DUF2993 domain-containing protein; translation: MPPQNVSTESVPLPANRGFSRPLAALLRWWLQRQVTQAQALQVSLQGASQVWLSGCLPYIQVSAQNIIYQNMHLQEVALTAQAIRLHLPFLQKKGQPFIEPITVEIQAMITEENLNASLPYIQEALSSYLQEFYSEIGNIQAVTIYLDGIRWLLDDQTQLVTQVHLVTPKELMLRSDDKQIIVDLGTDVQIQELKLQAGSIHLSGDLLIRPAAPTG